One segment of Tetrapisispora phaffii CBS 4417 chromosome 1, complete genome DNA contains the following:
- the ZUO1 gene encoding zuotin (similar to Saccharomyces cerevisiae ZUO1 (YGR285C); ancestral locus Anc_5.4), whose translation MFTLPALTSDISVEVNSSAKQSEIVRRPIEPVGKFFLHHAQRTLRNHTWSEFEKIEAEKNVKTVDESNVDPDELLFDTELADETLLIHDPRDWKTADLYAAMGLSKLRYRATESQIIKAHRKQVLKYHPDKKSASGASLDQDGFFKIIQKAFETLTDPTKRSQYDSCDFEADVLPPKKGDKYDFYEAWAPVFESEARFSKKSPIPTIGNAETPKKEVEQFYGFWNRFDSWRTFEFLDEDVPDDSSNRDHKRYIEKKNKAARDKKKTADNSRLVKLVERAMSEDPRIKMFKELEKKEKEQKKWEREAGARAEAEAKAQAEIEAKAQAEAEANAAASAKADKKKSKEAAKAAKKKNKRAVRNAPKDAAYFGDADKADAIEQQVGLIVDSIDDEQLIAIAEKIKADSSATKAALQEIAQTLSSSDRVPASMLSYFL comes from the coding sequence ATGTTCACATTACCTGCTTTAACTTCTGATATTAGCGTTGAAGTGAATTCTTCAGCTAAACAATCCGAAATTGTTCGTCGTCCAATTGAACCAGTTGGTAAGTTCTTTTTGCATCATGCTCAAAGAACTTTAAGAAACCACACTTGGTCGGAATTTGAGAAGATTGAGGCTGAGAAGAACGTCAAGACTGTTGATGAATCTAACGTTGATCCAGATGAGTTATTATTTGACACCGAATTAGCTGATGAAACCCTACTGATTCACGATCCAAGAGACTGGAAGACCGCTGACTTATACGCCGCTATGGGTCTATCTAAATTGCGTTACAGGGCCACTGAAAGCCAAATTATCAAGGCTCACAGAAAGCAAGTTTTGAAATACCATCCAGACAAAAAATCTGCTTCCGGTGCTAGTTTAGACCAAGATGGTTTCTTCAAGATCATCCAAAAGGcttttgaaactttaaCCGATCCCACCAAGAGATCTCAATACGACTCTTGTGATTTCGAAGCTGATGTTTTACCACCAAAGAAAGGTGACAAATATGATTTCTACGAAGCTTGGGCCCCAGTTTTCGAATCTGAAGCTCGTTTCTCCAAGAAATCTCCAATTCCAACTATCGGTAATGCCGAGACTCCAAAGAAGGAAGTCGAACAATTCTATGGCTTCTGGAACAGATTCGACTCTTGGAGAACTTTCGAATTCTTGGATGAAGATGTTCCAGATGACTCTTCTAACAGAGATCACAAGCGTTACattgaaaagaagaacaagGCTGCTAGAGACAAGAAGAAGACTGCTGACAATTCTAGATTAGTCAAGTTAGTTGAAAGAGCTATGAGCGAAGATCCACGTATTAAGATGTTTAAAGAATTagagaagaaagagaagGAACAAAAGAAATGGGAAAGAGAAGCCGGTGCCAGAGCCGAAGCCGAAGCTAAAGCACAAGCTGAAATTGAAGCCAAAGCCCAAGCCGAAGCTGAAGCCAACGCTGCTGCCTCTGCTAAAGCTGACAAGAAGAAGTCCAAGGAAGCTGCCAAGGCTGCcaaaaagaagaacaagagAGCTGTCCGTAACGCTCCAAAGGATGCTGCCTACTTCGGTGATGCTGATAAGGCTGATGCCATTGAACAGCAAGTTGGTTTAATCGTTGACTCCATTGACGATGAACAATTAATTGCCATTGCTGAAAAGATCAAGGCTGACAGTTCTGCTACTAAGGCCGCTTTACAAGAAATTGCTCAAACTTTATCCTCCTCCGATAGGGTGCCAGCCAGCATGTTATCTTACTTTTTATAA
- the URN1 gene encoding Urn1p (similar to Saccharomyces cerevisiae YPR152C; ancestral locus Anc_3.498), translating to MKIRVWKEFIAPNGQKYYYNLKTKKTTWDEPESLFEGNAVSQGQKDESPVFAFPLFNDWYLVISSLGKKFYFNAVENISVLELHDELNTQLLQSIDKQKLILLVGVARGFIYDEYLQVYEEIMENLDFVKNEISNEYKELQVNVAQESEESADKQDPGDLIATDNGIVNDYYSSSDEEVDIREDKFNEIDLAEDNLQQNDGIRTEVIRTETDFNEENLNSVETLDFNASKEKYFQLFEKYQLNSFSTWSNQSKVVMDDPDFYLITDNSLREDIFEEWCSRKHSHHNSITSVDKDDQTDSSGAHSSAEDNLDDNVADQNEEEENLEPTKYHYLSHIISKANISPDTIFQDIKKDNKKLFKQFKINKFITSKRDLESFSSKLIFYYKKFDQSQRRDIFEGILEQNKTAINKHVVEHSDKVLETLNTSVNEDFEKETQLLKLEDILGLSGSLEKLANDPKYYILGIKDKLECLKNYLRNLT from the coding sequence ATGAAAATTAGGGTATGGAAGGAATTTATAGCTCCGAATGGTCAGAAGTATTACTATAATTTGAAGACAAAGAAAACTACATGGGATGAGCCTGAGAGTCTGTTTGAAGGAAATGCTGTATCTCAGGGACAGAAGGATGAATCGCCAGTTTTTGCGTTTCCATTGTTTAATGATTGGTATTTGGtgatttcttctttagGAAAGAAATTCTATTTTAATGCtgttgaaaatatatcGGTTTTAGAATTGCATGATGAGTTGAATACTCAACTGTTGCAATCCATCGACAAACAGAAACTGATACTTCTTGTCGGTGTGGCGAGAGGGTTCATTTATGATGAATATTTACAGGTTTATGAAGAGATCATGGAAAATTTAgattttgttaaaaatgaaatttcaaatgaatataaGGAATTGCAAGTAAATGTGGCTCAAGAATCCGAAGAGTCAGCAGACAAGCAAGATCCAGGTGATTTAATTGCTACTGACAATGGTATCGTTAATGATTACTACTCTTCTTCAGACGAGGAAGTTGACATACGGGAGGACaaattcaatgaaattGACCTTGCTGAAGACAATTTGCAACAAAACGATGGTATACGGACAGAAGTGATTCGTACAGAGACAGATTTCAATGAAGAAAATCTCAATTCAGTTGAGACACTCGATTTTAATGcctcaaaagaaaaatattttcagtTATTTGAAAAGTACCAGttgaattcattttcaacatGGTCGAACCAGTCAAAAGTAGTTATGGATGACCCTGACTTTTATCTGATAACTGATAACTCCTTGAGAGAGgatatatttgaagaatgGTGTTCAAGAAAACACTCACATCACAACAGCATCACTTCTGTGGACAAAGACGATCAAACAGATTCCTCAGGAGCTCATAGTAGCGCAGAAGATAACCTTGACGATAATGTTGCCGATCAAAATGAAGAGgaagaaaatttagaaCCAACAaagtatcattatttatcaCATATCATATCGAAAGCAAACATCTCACCGGATACAATATTtcaagatattaaaaaggataataagaaactatttaaacaatttaaaataaataaattcattacaTCAAAAAGGGATCTGGAAAGcttttcttcaaaactGATATtctattataaaaaatttgatcAATCTCAAAGGAGAGATATTTTTGAAGGTATATTGgaacaaaacaaaacagCTATTAATAAACATGTAGTAGAACACTCAGATAAGGTATTAGAGACTTTGAATACATCAGTTAAtgaagattttgaaaaagaaacacaACTTCTGAAGCTAGAAGACATACTCGGTTTAAGCGGTAGTTTGGAGAAGTTAGCCAATGatccaaaatattatatattggGAATAAAAGATAAACTTGAGTGTCTTAAAAACTATCTAAGAAATCTGACCTGA
- the ELP6 gene encoding Elongator subunit ELP6 (similar to Saccharomyces cerevisiae ELP6 (YMR312W); ancestral locus Anc_5.3), translated as MNTAQKQDLLIFSDHSVISNQMCNGSTHDLILVTHSEATSPTWLLNALVETIVFGVPYSLKAEANSSQHQVGKSSSRNVSLCSFVHDLKFVENSLMKLKIDVNQCTFIDCMTNFIVNNIGKSNEVTLKTLVEKFPTNTNGTIFLEQPELLLSLLDDLTSDQLQKMFIIPLMKKCGLLIIASNTGLVAIDEDHIAAKELTEFKRFFISNMHKALVIMNLKPLDTGRAKDITGTLRITRGGKHNSYDKIHPVENEYLYLTKRDSTKLFYR; from the coding sequence ATGAATACTGCTCAAAAACAGGATTTGTTGATCTTCAGTGATCATTCTGTGATTTCGAATCAGATGTGCAATGGAAGCACGCATGATTTAATACTTGTCACCCATTCAGAAGCTACTTCTCCAACCTGGTTATTGAATGCATTAGTGGAGACAATTGTGTTTGGTGTTCCATATTCATTGAAAGCTGAAGCGAATTCTAGTCAGCACCAAGTTGGCAAGAGCAGCAGCAGAAATGTTTCATTGTGTTCGTTTGTTCACGACTTGAAATTCGTTGAAAACTCCctaatgaaattgaaaattgatGTGAACCAATGTACTTTCATCGACTGTATGACAAATTTCATTGTTAATAACATTGGTAAGTCAAATGAAGTGACACTGAAAACTTTAGTCGAGAAATTCCCAACAAACACTAATGGAACGATCTTTTTGGAACAACCGGAACTATTGTTGAGTCTTTTAGATGATTTGACAAGTGatcaattacaaaaaatgtTTATCATTCCGCTTATGAAGAAATGTGGTCTTTTGATTATAGCTTCGAATACTGGCCTGGTGGCAATTGATGAAGATCACATCGCCGCAAAAGAATTAActgaatttaaaagatttttcatttcaaaCATGCATAAAGCCTTGGTTATAATGAACCTGAAACCACTGGATACAGGAAGAGCAAAAGATATCACCGGAACACTACGAATCACAAGAGGTGGAAAACACAACTCCTACGATAAAATTCATCCGgttgaaaatgaatatttatacTTGACTAAGAGAGACTCAACTAAACTATTTTACAGATGA
- the PIN3 gene encoding Pin3p (similar to Saccharomyces cerevisiae LSB1 (YGR136W) and PIN3 (YPR154W); ancestral locus Anc_3.501) encodes MSTSLINRSLTTIRTELEFLKESKVISDSVFKEINSSLPERYDPSNAPSMLSATTTRDSTALEYVEAIYRFDPQQDGDLAIQPGDKIQVLEKISPEWYKGSCNGKVGVFPSNYTKPAFSGSTNASKSELTPVPPQYQQQQQPIQQVQSYHSYQQPFPPQSTNYYQQAPQQQQQQQQPEQQQQQHHSNTGKHLKSFGSKLGNAAIFGAGATIGSDIVNSIF; translated from the coding sequence ATGTCCACATCGCTAATCAATCGTTCTTTGACTACAATCAGAACTGAATTAGAGTTCTTGAAGGAGTCAAAGGTCATCAGTGATTCCGTTTTCAAAGAGATCAATAGTTCTTTACCAGAAAGATATGATCCATCAAATGCTCCTTCGATGCTTAGTGCTACCACTACCCGTGACAGTACGGCTCTAGAATACGTCGAAGCCATTTATCGTTTTGATCCACAACAAGATGGAGATTTAGCTATCCAGCCAGGTGACAAAATCCAAGTGCTAGAGAAAATTTCTCCAGAATGGTATAAAGGTAGCTGCAATGGCAAAGTTGGTGTCTTCCCTTCGAATTATACTAAGCCAGCATTCTCAGGTTCTACAAATGCCAGCAAGTCTGAGTTAACGCCTGTTCCTCCACAAtatcaacaacaacaacaacccATACAGCAGGTTCAATCTTACCACTCTTACCAACAACCATTCCCACCTCAATCGACAAATTACTATCAACAAGCTCCgcagcaacagcaacagcaacagcagcctgaacaacagcaacagcaacatcACTCTAATACCGGTAAACATTTGAAGAGTTTTGGTTCAAAATTAGGTAATGCTGCTATTTTTGGTGCAGGTGCAACTATTGGTTCAGATATTGTTAACAGTATCTTCTAG
- the PRE9 gene encoding proteasome core particle subunit alpha 3 (similar to Saccharomyces cerevisiae PRE9 (YGR135W); ancestral locus Anc_3.499) produces MGSRRYDSRTTIFSPEGRLYQVEYALESISHAGTAIGIMAEDGIVLAAERKVTSTLLEQDTSTEKLYKLNDNITVAVAGLTADAEILINTARVFAQNYLQTYNEDIPVEVLVRKLSDIKQGYTQHGGLRPFGVSFIYAGYDERLGYQLFTSNPSGNYTGWKAISVGANTSAAQTLLQMEFKDDIKLEGAIELALKTLSKTTDSSALTYDRVEFATIKKGENNKVYQKIYKPEEIKQLLSKAGITKKSEDGEDTAMN; encoded by the coding sequence ATGGGGTCAAGAAGATACGATTCGAGAACTACTATTTTCTCTCCAGAAGGTCGTTTATATCAGGTTGAATATGCTTTAGAGTCGATTTCTCATGCTGGTACTGCTATTGGTATTATGGCTGAAGATGGTATTGTCTTAGCTGCAGAGAGAAAAGTTACCAGTACATTGTTGGAACAAGATACATCTACTGAAAAGTTGtataaattgaatgataatattacaGTGGCAGTGGCAGGGTTGACAGCAGATGCTGAAATTCTTATAAATACAGCGAGAGTGTTTGCTCAAAATTATCTGCAGACTTATAATGAGGATATTCCAGTTGAGGTTTTGGTCAGAAAACTAAGTGACATAAAACAAGGTTACACTCAACATGGTGGTTTAAGACCATTTGgtgtttcttttatatatgcCGGTTACGACGAACGTCTGGGTTACCAATTGTTCACATCAAATCCATCGGGTAACTACACGGGTTGGAAGGCCATTAGTGTGGGTGCTAACACTTCAGCAGCTCAAACCCTCCTACAAATGGAATTTAAAGACGATATTAAACTAGAAGGAGCCATAGAACTTGCATTGAAAACATTATCCAAAACCACCGACAGTAGTGCGTTGACATACGACAGAGTTGAATTCgcaacaattaaaaaaggtgaaaacaataaagtttatcaaaaaatttataaaccAGAGGAAATCAAACAACTTTTATCAAAAGCTGGCATAACTAAGAAAAGTGAAGACGGTGAAGATACAGCGATGAATTAA
- the CAF130 gene encoding CCR4-NOT core subunit CAF130 (similar to Saccharomyces cerevisiae CAF130 (YGR134W); ancestral locus Anc_3.497) translates to MVVTLKDILPKYRPSVYNLKNLLRNNELVLDMLADVNERNVLASEVVMMTLLCSKSGSSMLEYYMSNIDTIDDYKTSENSIYKKNTALALRWENNDVLLIKFLTILLSNRKTLIKFTTGKDDTLSKNMAFAQDLRFLFNKHYDETSYLPAAIVKSEQFDYLEAYCSIIWPKIKNILLESLNIDKQFQDVTNSFFHKIIKLYKREYLVSAEFLTLINVLTNSVLFSYIVMLSEGYISSNYDGLLYKSPPTYNVKQRENMMNSFGEFQSSAMLTNDENNSIDLMKLTERRQNILYKVLIFSKLKQIEPESFQLMSLLFNRICALVDPLTQPIPNDEHVISLDLLYKIFLAMMLPHVQVLIERESSYDWRYEISNNLQKILFYAFLNLNCYDMEKLNKVDETKHWKEQLHLWLPHGLNPQNLELLYMICIFCVYAIFKLYEDKPLHFNPFLPTLLSTWKKLTYVMLYGLQVDRFEEENESFNTPIMVRATIRGASALRSVVASILNNQMDGKKHDFQHEPLNTFMSPHGRKLCTGALYADLKSYTASMLACGMEFKDITELLSYLQPGDCFDEDVKYMFEYEYDDYNEPEEDESDEDGERNNSEENIKFNFNRRRCRCVFSDDDVLEHGDFNDANSEYSNSEENSNDVDNFVLPNDGIDKPKNGVEFDFDGKDWRAVPRHLNMFYSFDYIFIENPLEVLIRSLISEASASALSKKKSHLLLRNIASVIKINQDSRILGSKRSPNGTDSSKSQNGLSTGDLIKLITAGDTFENILKFNRELGCFLMDELLMILGYRRVLLWFLTHLTLSHTIIYYIFELLMHHRGQVSDTEREQSELSYTFSRQGELRLSDLEREMLLQEFFTNATMFFSSKSVLFASDTGDNNEINTDVDGEEGLYSLYAVGLMRVTCIMIISLFDNADFDLSSSESIFELQTLLMGWINIIPEAKLLFFKLKESVKSFNGIDNPELKSIEESSTTTKKTTIDENSEQYRFNKKLLKTFPKSFSGDDGDILLKTFKDFLRNYSFDSEPPYIGRKVIYESDEILQLTDIEKPISLHKFLSGEQLYDVDIQFDYGDKEA, encoded by the coding sequence ATGGTGGTAACGTTAAAAGATATACTTCCAAAATATAGACCATCAGTTTACAACTTAAAAAATCTGCTTAGAAACAATGAGCTAGTATTGGATATGCTAGCCGATGTAAATGAAAGGAACGTCCTTGCATCCGAGGTGGTTATGATGACATTACTGTGTTCGAAGTCCGGTTCTTCGATGCTTGAGTATTACATGAGTAACATTGACACAATAGATGATTATAAAACATcagaaaattcaatatataaaaaaaatactgCATTAGCACTTCGATGggaaaataatgatgttttgttaatcaaatttttaacCATATTGCTTTCAAATAGAAAAACTTTGATTAAATTCACTACAGGAAAAGACGACACTTTGTCAAAAAACATGGCATTTGCACAAGATTTAAGGTTCCTCTTTAATAAGCATTATGATGAAACAAGTTATTTACCTGCAGCAATTGTGAAGTCTGAGCAGTTCGATTACTTGGAAGCATATTGTTCGATTATATGGccaaaaattaaaaatatcctACTCgaatctttaaatattgataagCAATTTCAAGATGTCacaaattcatttttccataaaataataaaattgtataAAAGAGAGTATCTTGTTTCGGCAGAATTCCTAACTTTAATTAACGTGTTGACTAACAGCGTACTATTCAGTTACATTGTTATGTTATCTGAAGGGTATATCAGCTCAAATTATGATGGGCTCCTTTACAAATCTCCTCCTACTTATAATGTAAAACAAAGAGAAAACATGATGAACTCATTTGGTGAATTTCAGTCTTCTGCTATGCTAACGAATGATGAAAACAATTCTATTGATCTAATGAAACTGACAGAAAGAAGACAAAATATCCTTTATAAggttttaattttttcaaaactaAAACAGATTGAACCAGAATCATTCCAACTAATGTCTCTATTATTTAATAGAATATGTGCCTTAGTAGATCCATTGACTCAACCAATACCGAATGATGAGCATGTCATTTCTTTAGATTTAttatacaaaatatttttggcTATGATGCTCCCCCATGTACAAGTGCTTATAGAAAGAGAGTCAAGCTACGATTGGAGATATGAGATTTCTAACAATTtacagaaaatattattctatgcatttttaaatttaaactGTTATGATATGGAAAAGCTAAATAAAGTTGACGAAACTAAGCATTGGAAAGAACAATTGCATTTGTGGTTACCACATGGATTAAATCCCCAAAATTTGGAGTTACTCTATATGATATGCATATTCTGTGTGTATGCCATTTTTAAGCTATATGAAGATAAACCACTTCATTTCAACCCATTTTTACCTACATTGCTTTCGACTTGGAAAAAATTGACCTACGTAATGCTATACGGTTTGCAAGTTGACagatttgaagaagaaaatgagTCATTTAATACACCCATTATGGTCAGAGCTACTATCAGAGGCGCATCTGCGTTAAGGTCTGTAGTGGCTTCTATcttaaataatcaaatgGATGGTAAGAAACATGACTTCCAACATGAACCTTTGAATACTTTCATGTCACCTCATGGCAGAAAATTATGTACTGGTGCCTTGTATGCTGATTTGAAATCGTATACTGCCTCTATGCTGGCATGTGGTATGGAGTTTAAGGATATTACAGAACTACTATCGTATTTACAACCTGGTGATTGTTTTGATGAGGATGTAAAGTATATGTTTGAATATGAATACGATGATTATAATGAGCCTGAGGAAGATGAATCGGATGAAGACGGGGAGAGAAATAACAGtgaagaaaatatcaaatttaatttcaatcGTCGTAGATGCAGATGTGTTTTTAGTGATGATGATGTCTTGGAACATGGTGACTTTAATGATGCCAATTCGGAGTACAGCAATAGTGAAGAAAACAGTAATGATGTTGATAATTTCGTGTTACCTAATGATGGTATCGATAAACCAAAAAATGGGGTTGAGTTTGACTTCGATGGTAAGGATTGGAGAGCTGTTCCTCGTCACTTAAATATGTTTTACTCTTTcgattatatatttatcgAGAATCCATTAGAAGTTTTAATAAGATCATTAATTTCAGAAGCGTCTGCAAGTGCATTGagtaaaaagaaatcacACCTTTTACTAAGGAATATTGCATctgttattaaaattaaccAAGATTCTAGAATATTAGGTAGTAAACGTTCACCTAACGGAACTGATTCTTCTAAATCCCAAAATGGCTTATCAACTGGtgatttaataaaattgattacCGCAGGAGATACgtttgaaaatattttgaaattcaatAGGGAGTTAGGTTGTTTTTTAATGGATGAACTTTTAATGATTCTCGGTTATAGGAGAGTACTACTATGGTTTCTTACGCATCTGACCTTATCTCATACaatcatttattatatatttgaattattaatgcATCATCGTGGGCAAGTGTCTGATACAGAAAGAGAGCAAAGTGAGTTATCCTATACATTTTCCAGACAAGGTGAACTAAGGCTATCAGATCTTGAAAGAGAAATGCTCTTGCAAGAATTTTTTACGAATGCCACAATGTTCTTCTCTAGTAAAAGTGTGTTGTTTGCCTCAGACACTGGTGATAATAATGAGATCAACACTGATGTAGATGGTGAAGAAGGGTTATACTCCTTGTATGCAGTTGGATTGATGAGAGTAACGTGTATTATGATTATCAGCTTATTTGATAATGCAGATTTTGACTTAAGTAGCTCTGAAAGTATATTTGAACTTCAAACTTTGTTAATGGGATGGATTAATATAATTCCTGAAGCTAAACtcttatttttcaaattaaaagaatctGTTAAATCTTTCAATGGTATTGACAATCCTGAACTTAAGAGTATTGAAGAATCATCCACTACAACGAAAAAAACAACGATAGATGAAAATTCAGAGCAGTATCGTTTTAATAAGAAACTTCTCAAAACTTTTCCTAAATCATTCAGCGGAGATGACGGTGATATTCTATTGAAAACCTTTAAAGATTTTCTCAGAAACTATTCTTTTGATTCAGAACCTCCATACATTGGAAGAAAAGTCATATACGAATCTGACgaaattcttcaattgactgatattgaaaaaccAATTAGTTTACATAAATTCTTAAGTGGAGAGCAGTTGTATGACGTTGATATTCAATTCGATTACGGAGACAAAGAAGCTTAA
- the MAY24 gene encoding May24p (similar to Saccharomyces cerevisiae YPR153W; ancestral locus Anc_3.500) translates to MVGNFLTSNDMPVGYVTPSFPSLYWPINNSKYNTAYLYDSYTIWLFTVYWSLILNGFFYGVAGALACFTHRKKGGGFWILAIYLVLGGVQGIVLGTIIGYIISATYLSALFSMSTWIPLCCAVAQVLFEVTTSYSLVGNLM, encoded by the coding sequence ATGGTTGGTAATTTTTTAACGAGCAATGACATGCCAGTTGGTTATGTGACACCTTCCTTTCCATCCCTATATTGGCCTATCAACAactcaaaatataatactgCGTATTTATATGATTCATATACAATCTGGCTGTTCACCGTGTATTGGAGTTTGATATTGAACGGGTTCTTCTACGGCGTTGCAGGTGCCCTGGCATGTTTCACGCATAGAAAGAAAGGCGGTGGGTTCTGGATCCTAGCTATATATCTGGTCCTTGGAGGAGTACAAGGCATAGTGCTTGGTACCATAATCGGGTACATTATAAGCGCCACATACTTATCCGCCCTGTTTTCGATGTCAACTTGGATCCCGCTTTGCTGTGCAGTAGCACAAGTCCTCTTCGAGGTCACCACAAGTTACTCATTAGTGGGTAACCTGATGTAG
- the PRE5 gene encoding proteasome core particle subunit alpha 6 (similar to Saccharomyces cerevisiae PRE5 (YMR314W); ancestral locus Anc_5.1): MFRNNYDGDTVTFSPTGRLFQVEYALEAIKQGSVTVGLRSKNYAVITALKRNADELSSYQKKIIRCDEHLGLSLAGLAPDARVLSNYLRQQCNYSQLVFNRKLSVEKAGHLLSDKAQQNTQSYGGRPYGVGLLIIGYDNSGAHLLEFQPSGNTLEVYGSAIGARSQGAKTYLERVMDKYIEIEDPEELIKTCVEALRQSLKDETLTTDNLSIAIVGKDIPFTQYDNEKVTPYL, encoded by the coding sequence ATGTTTAGAAATAATTACGACGGTGATACAGTCACTTTTTCTCCAACTGGTAGGTTATTCCAAGTTGAATATGCTCTAGAAGCCATCAAACAAGGCAGTGTGACCGTTGGTCTACGTTCTAAGAACTATGCAGTTATTACAGCTTTGAAGAGAAATGCTGATGAATTGTCATCatatcaaaagaaaatcatTAGATGTGACGAACATTTAGGGTTGTCTCTAGCTGGTTTAGCTCCAGATGCTCGTGTTTTAAGTAACTATTTGAGACAGCAATGTAATTACTCGCAATTAGTGTTTAATAGAAAATTGTCAGTTGAAAAAGCTGGTCATTTGTTATCTGATAAGGCTCAGCAAAATACTCAATCTTACGGTGGCAGACCATACGGTGTTGGTTTACTAATAATAGGCTATGATAACAGTGGTGCTCATTTGCTGGAATTTCAACCTTCAGGCAACACATTAGAAGTTTACGGCTCAGCCATCGGTGCTCGTTCACAAGGTGCTAAGACTTATTTGGAAAGAGTGATGGATAAATACATTGAAATTGAGGACCCAGAGGAATTGATAAAAACTTGTGTTGAAGCTTTGAGACAGTCACTTAAGGACGAAACATTGACCACCGATAACTTGTCTATCGCAATTGTGGGAAAAGATATCCCATTCACACaatatgataatgaaaaagtCACACCGTACCTATAA